From the Streptococcus oralis ATCC 35037 genome, one window contains:
- the purF gene encoding amidophosphoribosyltransferase, translating into MTYEVKSLNEECGVFGIWGHPEAAKLTYFGLHSLQHRGQEGAGILSNDQGKLKRHRDMGLLSEVFRNPANLDKLTGTSAIGHVRYATAGEASVDNIQPFLFRFHDMQFGLAHNGNLTNAESLKKELEQRGAIFSSTSDSEILAHLIRRSHNPSLMGKIKEALSLVKGGFAYILLFEDKLIAALDPNGFRPLSIGKMANGAVVVSSETCAFEVIGAEWIRDVKPGEIVIVDDNGIQYDSYTNDTQLAICSMEYIYFARPDSNIHGVNVHTARKRMGAQLAREFKHEADIVVGVPNSSLSAAMGFAEESGLPNEMGLIKNQYTQRTFIQPTQELREQGVRMKLSAVSGVVKGKRVVMIDDSIVRGTTSRRIVQLLKEAGASEVHVAIGSPALAYPCFYGIDIQTRQELIAANHTVEETCQIIGADSLTYLSIDGLINSIGIETDAPNGGLCVAYFDGDYPTPLYDYEEDYRRSLEEKTSFYK; encoded by the coding sequence ATGACATACGAAGTAAAATCTCTTAATGAAGAATGTGGTGTTTTCGGTATCTGGGGACATCCAGAGGCTGCTAAATTGACCTATTTTGGTCTCCACAGTCTTCAGCACCGTGGTCAGGAGGGGGCAGGAATCCTCTCCAATGATCAAGGGAAACTAAAGCGTCATCGTGACATGGGGCTTTTATCAGAAGTGTTCAGAAACCCAGCTAATTTGGATAAACTAACTGGAACGAGCGCGATTGGGCATGTTCGTTACGCGACTGCTGGCGAAGCTTCTGTGGACAACATCCAGCCCTTCCTCTTTCGCTTTCATGATATGCAGTTTGGCCTTGCTCACAACGGAAACTTGACCAATGCCGAATCGCTCAAGAAAGAATTGGAACAAAGAGGAGCTATTTTCAGTTCAACTTCGGACTCGGAAATTTTGGCTCACCTCATTCGTCGGAGTCACAATCCTAGTCTGATGGGAAAAATAAAGGAAGCACTCAGTCTAGTTAAAGGTGGCTTTGCTTATATCCTGTTGTTTGAAGACAAGTTGATTGCGGCTCTTGATCCTAATGGTTTTCGTCCCCTTTCTATTGGGAAAATGGCAAACGGAGCGGTGGTGGTTTCGTCAGAAACCTGTGCTTTTGAAGTCATTGGTGCCGAGTGGATTCGCGATGTGAAACCAGGAGAGATTGTAATCGTGGATGACAATGGCATCCAGTACGATAGCTATACGAATGATACCCAGCTGGCGATTTGTTCTATGGAGTATATCTACTTTGCTCGTCCTGATTCTAATATCCACGGTGTCAATGTCCATACAGCTCGCAAACGTATGGGGGCTCAATTAGCGCGTGAATTTAAGCATGAAGCGGATATTGTGGTTGGTGTACCAAATTCCTCGCTGAGCGCAGCTATGGGATTTGCAGAAGAATCTGGTCTGCCAAATGAAATGGGTCTCATCAAAAACCAATACACCCAACGCACCTTTATTCAACCGACTCAAGAATTGCGGGAGCAAGGGGTGCGGATGAAACTGTCTGCTGTTTCGGGCGTTGTCAAAGGCAAACGTGTGGTGATGATTGATGATTCCATTGTTCGTGGGACAACCTCTCGCCGTATCGTTCAGCTTTTGAAAGAAGCAGGTGCGTCTGAGGTTCACGTTGCCATTGGTAGTCCAGCGCTGGCTTATCCATGTTTCTACGGGATTGATATCCAGACGCGTCAGGAGTTGATTGCGGCTAATCATACAGTCGAAGAAACCTGCCAAATCATTGGCGCAGATAGCCTGACCTATCTTTCGATTGATGGCTTGATTAACTCCATCGGCATCGAAACAGATGCGCCAAATGGTGGTCTCTGTGTCGCTTACTTTGACGGGGACTACCCAACACCTCTCTACGATTATGAAGAAGACTATCGTAGAAGTTTGGAAGAAAAGACTAGTTTTTACAAATAA
- the purM gene encoding phosphoribosylformylglycinamidine cyclo-ligase, translating to MTNKNAYAQSGVDVEAGYEVVERIKKHVARTERAGVMGALGGFGGMFDLSKTGVKEPVLISGTDGVGTKLMLAIKYDKHDTIGQDCVAMCVNDIIAAGAEPLYFLDYVATGKNEPAKLEQVVAGVAEGCVQAGAALIGGETAEMPGMYGEDDYDLAGFAVGVAEKSQIIDGSKVAEGDVLLGLASSGIHSNGYSLVRRVFADYTGEEVLPELEGKKLKEVLLEPTRIYVKAVLPLIKEELVNGIAHITGGGFIENVPRMFAADLAAEIEEDKVPVLPIFKALEKYGEIKHEEMFEIFNMGVGLMLAVSPENVGRVKELLDEPVYEIGRIVKKENESVIIK from the coding sequence ATGACGAATAAAAATGCTTATGCGCAATCTGGTGTAGATGTTGAAGCGGGTTATGAAGTTGTTGAGCGGATCAAAAAGCACGTGGCTCGCACGGAGCGTGCGGGTGTCATGGGAGCTCTTGGTGGCTTTGGTGGCATGTTTGATCTTTCAAAAACAGGTGTCAAAGAGCCCGTCTTGATTTCAGGGACTGACGGTGTCGGGACCAAGCTCATGTTGGCCATCAAGTATGATAAGCATGATACGATTGGGCAAGACTGTGTGGCCATGTGTGTCAACGATATCATCGCTGCAGGTGCGGAACCTCTTTACTTCCTTGACTACGTCGCGACAGGGAAGAATGAACCAGCTAAACTAGAACAAGTCGTTGCTGGTGTGGCAGAAGGTTGTGTGCAGGCAGGCGCTGCTCTCATCGGTGGGGAAACGGCTGAAATGCCTGGTATGTATGGCGAAGATGACTACGACTTGGCTGGTTTTGCAGTCGGTGTGGCTGAAAAATCTCAAATCATAGACGGCTCAAAAGTAGCTGAAGGTGATGTTCTTCTCGGACTTGCCTCAAGTGGGATTCACTCAAATGGTTACTCCCTCGTTCGTCGTGTTTTTGCGGACTACACAGGTGAGGAAGTCTTGCCGGAATTGGAAGGCAAGAAACTCAAGGAAGTCCTTCTTGAGCCGACTCGTATCTATGTCAAGGCTGTCTTGCCACTCATCAAGGAAGAGTTAGTCAACGGCATTGCCCACATCACAGGTGGCGGCTTTATCGAGAATGTTCCTCGTATGTTTGCGGCTGACCTAGCTGCGGAAATTGAAGAAGACAAGGTTCCAGTCCTTCCTATTTTCAAAGCTCTTGAAAAATACGGTGAAATCAAGCATGAAGAAATGTTTGAAATCTTCAACATGGGTGTGGGACTTATGCTGGCAGTTAGCCCTGAAAATGTAGGTCGCGTCAAGGAATTGTTGGATGAACCAGTCTATGAAATTGGTCGCATCGTCAAGAAAGAAAACGAAAGTGTCATCATCAAATGA
- the purN gene encoding phosphoribosylglycinamide formyltransferase, which translates to MKKIAVFASGNGSNFQVIAEEFPVEFVFSDHRDAYVLERADKLGVLSYAFGLKEFENKADYEAALVELLEEHQIDLVCLAGYMKIVGPTLLAAYEGRIINIHPAYLPEFPGAHGIEDAWKAGVAESGVTIHWVDSGVDTGKVIKQVRVPRLADDTIETFEARIHEAEYKLYPEVIRELLDK; encoded by the coding sequence ATGAAAAAAATAGCGGTTTTTGCCTCTGGTAATGGCTCAAATTTTCAGGTGATTGCTGAAGAGTTTCCGGTGGAGTTTGTCTTTTCAGACCATCGTGACGCCTATGTGCTGGAGCGTGCAGACAAGCTCGGCGTCCTGTCCTATGCTTTTGGACTCAAGGAGTTTGAGAACAAGGCGGACTACGAAGCAGCCCTTGTCGAACTCTTGGAAGAACACCAGATTGACTTGGTTTGCCTCGCCGGCTACATGAAAATCGTCGGCCCAACCTTATTGGCGGCTTATGAAGGTCGAATCATCAATATCCATCCAGCCTACTTACCCGAATTTCCAGGAGCTCATGGGATTGAGGACGCTTGGAAAGCTGGTGTTGCTGAGAGCGGCGTGACCATTCACTGGGTGGACTCTGGTGTGGATACAGGCAAGGTCATCAAACAAGTCCGTGTGCCACGGCTAGCTGATGATACCATCGAAACTTTTGAAGCTCGCATTCATGAGGCAGAGTACAAGTTGTATCCAGAAGTTATTAGAGAATTGTTGGATAAGTAA
- the purH gene encoding bifunctional phosphoribosylaminoimidazolecarboxamide formyltransferase/IMP cyclohydrolase, whose translation MTKRALISVSDKAGIVEFAQELKKLGWDIISTGGTKVALDNAGVDTIAIDDVTGFPEMMDGRVKTLHPNIHGGLLARRDLDSHLQAAKDNKIELIDLVVVNLYPFKETILKPDVTYADAVENIDIGGPSMLRSAAKNHASVTVVVDPADYAVVLDELAANGETTYETRQRLAAKVFRHTAAYDALIAEYFTAQVGEAKPEKLTLTYDLKQAMRYGENPQQDADFYQKALPTDYSIASAEQLNGKELSFNNIRDADAAIRIIRDFKDRPTVVALKHMNPCGIGQADDIETAWDYAYESDPVSIFGGIVVLNREVDSATAEKMHGVFLEIIIAPSYTDEALAILTNKKKNLRILALPFDAQEASEVEAEYTGVVGGLLVQNQDVVKESPVDWQVVTKRQPTETEATALEFAWKAIKYVKSNGIIITNDHMTLGVGPGQTNRVASVRIAIDQAKDRLDGAVLASDAFFPFADNVEEIAKAGIKAIIQPGGSVRDQESIEAADKYGLTMVFTGVRHFRH comes from the coding sequence ATGACTAAACGCGCCTTAATCAGCGTCTCAGACAAAGCGGGCATTGTTGAATTTGCCCAAGAACTTAAAAAACTTGGTTGGGATATCATCTCGACAGGTGGGACCAAGGTTGCACTTGACAATGCTGGTGTTGATACCATCGCTATCGATGATGTGACTGGTTTCCCAGAAATGATGGATGGTCGTGTCAAGACTCTCCACCCAAATATCCACGGTGGTCTTCTCGCTCGTCGTGACTTGGATAGTCACCTTCAAGCGGCTAAGGACAATAAGATCGAATTGATTGACCTTGTAGTGGTCAATCTTTATCCTTTCAAGGAAACGATTCTCAAACCAGATGTGACCTACGCTGATGCAGTGGAGAATATTGATATCGGTGGGCCATCCATGCTTCGTTCAGCAGCGAAAAATCATGCCAGCGTAACGGTTGTGGTAGACCCTGCTGACTATGCAGTGGTTTTGGACGAATTGGCAGCCAATGGTGAAACGACTTACGAAACTCGTCAGCGTTTGGCAGCAAAAGTATTCCGTCACACAGCGGCTTATGATGCCTTGATTGCAGAATACTTCACAGCTCAAGTAGGTGAAGCAAAACCAGAAAAACTCACTTTGACCTATGACCTCAAGCAAGCCATGCGCTATGGGGAAAACCCTCAACAAGATGCAGACTTTTACCAAAAAGCCTTGCCAACGGATTACTCGATTGCATCAGCCGAACAACTGAACGGAAAAGAATTGTCCTTCAATAACATTCGTGACGCGGATGCGGCCATTCGTATTATTCGTGATTTCAAAGACCGTCCAACCGTTGTGGCTCTCAAACACATGAATCCATGTGGGATTGGTCAAGCTGATGACATCGAAACTGCTTGGGATTATGCTTATGAGTCTGACCCAGTGTCTATCTTTGGTGGAATTGTCGTCCTTAACCGTGAGGTGGATTCTGCGACTGCTGAGAAGATGCACGGCGTTTTCCTTGAGATCATTATCGCACCGAGCTATACGGATGAAGCGCTAGCCATATTGACCAACAAAAAGAAAAACTTGCGTATCCTTGCCTTGCCATTTGACGCTCAAGAGGCTAGTGAAGTGGAAGCAGAATACACAGGCGTGGTCGGTGGACTTCTGGTGCAAAACCAAGACGTGGTCAAGGAAAGCCCAGTTGACTGGCAAGTGGTGACCAAACGCCAGCCAACCGAGACAGAAGCGACTGCTCTTGAGTTCGCTTGGAAGGCTATCAAGTACGTCAAATCGAACGGTATCATCATCACCAACGACCACATGACACTTGGTGTTGGGCCAGGTCAAACCAATCGTGTGGCTTCAGTCCGCATCGCTATTGATCAAGCTAAAGATCGTCTTGATGGCGCTGTGCTTGCTTCGGATGCCTTCTTCCCATTCGCGGATAACGTGGAAGAAATCGCTAAAGCAGGTATTAAGGCCATCATCCAGCCAGGTGGTTCAGTCCGTGACCAAGAATCCATCGAAGCAGCGGATAAATACGGCTTGACCATGGTCTTCACAGGAGTGAGACATTTTAGACATTAA
- the purD gene encoding phosphoribosylamine--glycine ligase, whose product MKLLVVGSGGREHAIAKKLLESKDVEKVFVAPGNDGMTLDGLELVNISISEHSKLIDFAKANDIAWAFIGPDDALAAGIVDDFNQAGLKAFGPTKAAAELEWSKDFAKEIMVKYGVPTAAYGTFSDFEEAKAYIEEKGAPIVVKADGLALGKGVVVAETVEQAVEAAHEMLLDNKFGDSGARVVIEEFLDGEEFSLFAFVNGDKFYIMPTAQDHKRAYDGDKGPNTGGMGAYAPVPHLPQSVVATAVDTIVKPVLEGMIKEGRSYLGVLYAGLILTADGPKVIEFNARFGDPETQIILPRLTSDFAQNITDILDGKEPAITWTDEGVTLGVVVASNGYPLAYEKGVKLPTKTEGGIITYYAGAKFAENSRALLSNGGRVYMLVTTADTVKEAQDTIYQELAQQKTEGLFYRTDIGSKAIKD is encoded by the coding sequence ATGAAGCTGTTAGTTGTCGGTTCGGGTGGTCGTGAACATGCGATTGCTAAGAAGTTGCTTGAATCAAAAGACGTTGAAAAAGTCTTTGTAGCTCCTGGAAATGATGGGATGACTCTGGATGGTCTGGAATTAGTGAATATCTCTATTTCCGAACATTCTAAGTTGATTGACTTTGCAAAAGCCAACGATATTGCTTGGGCATTTATCGGTCCTGATGATGCTTTGGCTGCAGGTATCGTGGATGACTTTAATCAAGCTGGGCTCAAGGCATTTGGTCCGACCAAGGCTGCCGCTGAGCTTGAGTGGTCCAAGGATTTTGCTAAGGAAATCATGGTCAAATACGGCGTTCCGACAGCAGCCTATGGTACATTTTCAGATTTCGAGGAAGCTAAGGCTTATATCGAGGAGAAAGGCGCTCCAATCGTAGTTAAAGCGGATGGCTTGGCGCTTGGGAAGGGTGTCGTTGTTGCGGAGACGGTTGAGCAAGCAGTCGAAGCTGCTCATGAGATGCTTTTGGACAATAAATTTGGTGACTCAGGTGCGCGTGTGGTCATCGAGGAATTCCTTGATGGAGAAGAGTTCTCTCTCTTTGCCTTTGTCAATGGGGACAAGTTCTACATTATGCCAACGGCTCAGGACCATAAACGTGCCTATGACGGCGACAAGGGTCCTAATACTGGTGGGATGGGTGCCTATGCGCCAGTTCCTCACTTGCCACAGAGCGTGGTTGCCACAGCGGTTGACACTATTGTCAAGCCAGTCCTTGAAGGGATGATCAAAGAAGGTCGTTCGTATCTTGGTGTTCTTTACGCAGGGCTTATTTTGACTGCTGACGGTCCTAAAGTCATCGAGTTTAACGCTCGCTTCGGAGATCCAGAAACACAAATTATCTTGCCTCGTCTGACCTCCGATTTTGCACAAAATATCACGGATATTCTTGATGGCAAGGAGCCAGCCATCACTTGGACGGACGAGGGTGTGACACTGGGTGTTGTTGTAGCATCAAACGGCTATCCACTCGCTTATGAGAAAGGTGTCAAGCTTCCTACCAAGACAGAAGGCGGCATCATCACTTACTATGCCGGTGCTAAGTTTGCGGAAAATAGCAGAGCACTGCTGTCAAATGGCGGACGTGTCTATATGCTCGTCACCACAGCAGACACCGTCAAAGAAGCCCAAGATACGATCTACCAAGAACTCGCTCAACAAAAAACAGAAGGTCTCTTCTACCGAACAGATATCGGAAGCAAGGCTATAAAAGATTAA